DNA from Daucus carota subsp. sativus chromosome 1, DH1 v3.0, whole genome shotgun sequence:
ATAACTAATATATGCAATATTAGCACAATTTATAAACAGTCATTCTCAAATAGAAAGAGTAAACATGCGGCCTGATATCTTTACGAAGGCAAACAAGATTCAAATCAACAAGACACTGAGTTACAAGAGCTTGAGATGAGCCCATTACTTCCACGCAGAAGCAACAATCAATATTTTGTCTTGCCACCCGAAATGGAGTGCATTTATCTCCTCCTTAACCTTGAATCTATCACTGTACCTCTTTATAAGTTCTCGAATTGAGACATTCACATCTGGACCAATAGGACAAGCTTCGAAACCAGCCATCATCATCCTTGCTCTCCATTTTCCTGCAACTTCATAGCGCTCGATTCTTTCCTCCCCTTCACATGCAACGACATTAACTATGTCACGTGCCAAACATTGTTTTTCGACATTCATCCTGTCCTGACTATCTCTTGGAAGAGTTGCATCTAAAGAATCAAAGATGGCATAATAGAAATTGTAGGCTTCAGCAAACCTTGGTAAGAACGGAGCGGTATTGGTGTTTACATCTTGCTCAACAACAGTTACAAGTTTCGGGTTCATGCTCTTGACCATCCTCAGAAGTTTATCTCGTTGGTTTACAGTTGAAACGCTCTCATCGGGCATGTGGTGCAGCTGGAAAGCAAAGTTCACGACAAGAGCTTCATCAGGATGATGGTCGAGGATTGCAGGAGTTACCTCCTCTGTATTTGCTACCACAGCTTGGAACTCAAATGGCACTTCAAGTGCTTGAGCAAGTTGCTCCAGCCTTTGCCCAATGAGTTTAAGGCTTCCAGTTGCACGTTGCAAAGATTCAGGGTCGTCAACTCCGGTTAATCTTAAAAGAGGCAGCTTTCCATGATAATTAGCGAGAGTTTGCAAGAGAGTGATGTATTGACTTCCTTGGTTTATATCAAAATCTACTATGTGTACCTTTCTTTCATTTTCAAGAGCCTCTATGATTGCTCCATTTGCTGCCATGAATCCGAACCTAAAACAAGGGCATACCTCAAAGAGTACTTGCATGGCCGAAAGACGATCTAATGATGGGGCTTCTTTGCATTTAAGAGCTTTGTAAAGACCTTTTCCAGAGGTCGCCATTCGAGCTGCAAGAGCCTCCACCATGTACGCTGCAATTCTTTCAGAAGGTTCACCCTGAATTGAGACTCTCTGTCGTAGCTCATCTATCATGGTGGATGCATTCTCTACATTTCCATTTGAAATTGTGACTGCACAGTAAAAAAGCAATTGCTTAGGATTATCATCTGGAAGCAGGGATACTTCTTTGCTGCTGCTGATGCTACTGATGTTAGAATCTATGGATGAAGATTCCTTCGGTGAGTCATGGATTAGTGCATTAGGAACTGCGTCTGCCCATCCACTCTCGATTTCCATGCTCTCATTAGGACCTAATATTGAATCATCTTCGTCATTTTCATCAAGAAGTTCTCTCtccagttcctgaagctttaaTCTCATACGACTATCGTCGAAATCCATTGCTTCTGTAAATTGACCTTCCAAGTCGTCTGACTGATATTTGGACAGAGAGGAATGAGAATTTATATTGGCCGCATCAGGGGAGTCAGATATTTGTTGGGCTGCCACTAGCTGAACAACTTCACTGGACGGTGAGTCAAGGATGTAACTTGGATCATAACTCTCGGTGCTGTCAGATCCAGTCCCATACAGGATCTTAGGCTTGTTAGAACTGTCCATTGATGCGGACAATCCAGATTTCTTTTTGCTTCCAGTTAGTGAGTAATGCTTGCGGTTTCCGTATGATGACGAGGAAGAACCAACTAAAGACATGTTTGACAAACTGCTACAGATCTGCAAGTTAGACACAAACTCATTAACTAGGTCATCgccctgaaaaaaaaaagaggtgaTCACGAAGAAGAAAGACGGTACATCACCTAAGTCGGAGTCAATATCAGTGATAAAAAATGTTGTGCATTTCACAGCAGTTATTTTCTTTTCAACAAAATAGATGCAAATGGAAAGTAAAATTTTGCACTACATTGTCTGCCCATGTCCCTTTTTTATAATATCCATATCTTTCTCTGTACATTGCTGCTTAATGCCAACACACAACTCCTtaccaaaaaattaatataacagtTGAGTTCACAAAGAAGTTAAAAGCTACCTTTTATTAGAGAAAATTCAAGTATACATAATCACAAGAATAATAGAATTACACAACATGAAGTGGGAAAAAACCTTATTCGCACGTACTCTCAGCTGAAGAAAATATTTCTTCTCTCAGGTACTGGTGATCTGTCATGATATCGAAGAGGCAGCATCAATTAAAGAGCAAAAGTTCTAAAATCAATATTCATATGTGTAAATCCAAGTTCTAGTTCTAGACAACAGTAGATTAATTCAGTTGCAGGAAAAATACAAGTCATCTGACACAACAGAACCTTAAACACAAAAGGTCAGATATCGGTGCTTTCAATCAGAAACAGATTTCATTTCAAGGTCTACGGGTATCCGGATTTGATAATCAATGTGTGTATCAGTCTCAAGAGCTAAGACCAgtcatttaagaaaaataacttAACAATGAAATACACTCTGCCCTTCATACTAATCAATTAATTATGCGTTTGCTAAAGCCGCGCAAGGAAGTTGAAACAAAACGCAACCCAAAGAGATCAATAACCTATCAGACATGCATGGCCAACAACAAAAGAATTCAAAATTCAAGGCACAAGGTTTCCATCAGAAAATTAAACATGAATAATCAACAACAAAAGATTCCAAGTTTCGAGAAATTGGGTTTCCATCATATAACAATTAGAAACACCTTGCAAGAAAGCTCACCCTATAAAGAAATTCATGtctcaaattaaaacaaataaattcccAAGTCAATCAACTACAGATGCTTAAAACAATTAATATCCATCTTAATAAAAGCACCATATCAATTCCTATCCTAACATAAGCAGCTAAGCAACAATCAAAACAAATCCACAAATTTTTAATCATAAACTCAACCATGTAGCTAAAGATCTTCATAAAAGAATCACCAAACAAAAAACATCATAAGCATAAGTGAAGAATACCTTCAGAATCAGATTAGCTGATAGCTCCCAGAAGCTATATGATTTATCTTAAAACTCAAAACCTGCAGATATATGAGAAGATTAACACAAAGAGAATTGGGTTTAAATCAAGAACACAAGCTAAGGTTTTGACTATTTTGCACCTAAAGtcaattaaaaactaaaaagataCAATCTTTCTAGATTCTTGACACTAAAGAATTGGTTTGTGAGGTTAGGATGGTAAAAGAGTACAAGTTAAGAAAACAACAAGTCCAAGAAGAAAACACCATGTAAAGcagaaaaatatgtatttttagtCTTAATCAGATAAATTTGCAAGATATTCAGCTACCCATTactagaatatattattatattatatattattacaatattgTATTAAGACCAAACATCCATGTCAGATTTATATTATTCCTTATATTTAATGTCCAGATTATTGAAGATAAGAACATGGAAATGATCGGTGAATTTGTAACTtctgtatatttttatatttttggattaattatatGCCGTAACTATACAACAAGGAACAAACTTTTAAGTTCTAAAGATTAGTTTAATTTTTGTGAACTGCCTAACCTTGTTTTTTGCTCCAAGTTTAATAGTATAACCTAACTGAAGTAGTGAAGTAGTTATCCCGGGTGtctagggctgtaattcgagccgagtcgagcgagtttcgagccgagcctaattcgagccaactttaatcgagccgagccgagccggctcgattaactaatcgagcctaaatctttgcccgaactcgactcggttaatttcacgagtcgagtcgagccggctcgtttagctaaacgagccggttttaacgagccgagagagccagctcgtataattttacacttaatcgagcccaaacctctacccgaactcggctcgtttaatttcacgagtcgagtcgagccggctcgtttaattaaacgagcggaaacctttacccgaactcggctcgtttaacgagtcgagccgagccgagcccacttaaacgagttcgagccgggcgagctcgtgagccgcccgactcgaattacagccctacgGGTGTCAACAAAGGCATTATGAAGGGGGTCTCCACTTTCAAGTTTCTAAATGTATTACTCTCTCCGtgtgtacatatatttatatctctGTGTATACTAATCTacctttttcaattttaaatatattaaattttgcttatatacatatatatatatatatatatatatatatatatatatatagataaagtGTGAATGTTTGTATATTTTGGGGTGATGGTGCCTTTTTtgtttaacaaaaattattttaaaatttcataccgtatatagtgaagatttgtgtatagaaattattaaatacattttgagatttaattaatgtgtaatactttattattagtgtagtttagttttaaatataataaaattcaagggcgaaaaatcaaaaattaaattttacaataCTACTTATATTTTGGAAAGATGGCCCTGATTAACCCAAATATCAGACTTAATGCCCCGAATAACCATTTCTGTAAAAATGGCCCTCGGTACCAAGTACAGACGCAAATGCAGTAGCGTTCTTTTATAAACCAAAACGCTACACGCATAAGCGTTTCCATATTTCAAATAAAGAAAAACGCTAACTGAATTAACgtttaacatttagggtttaagtttgggttgcagaatgattaattcgtactgtttattaaattggccgacggttagggtttaggattgagggtgtagggccggtaggccctactccctcgagcctaaaccctaattaagcgaggctgaagggccgaaggccctgaagccgagacgccggcggaataaataaatttacaatcgttaacatttagggtttaggtttgggttgcagaatgattaattcgttctgtatattaaattggccgacggttagggtttaggattgagggtgtagggccggtaggccctactccctcgagcctaaaccctaattaagcgaggctgaaggaccgaaggccctgaagccgagacgccggcggaataaataaatttacaaccgttaacatttagggtttagttttgggttgcagaatgattagtTCGTACTGTATaataaattggccgacggttagggtttaggattgagaggccctactccctcgagcctaaaccctaattaatgcaaGGCGGTAGGGCCGAAGACCCTAAGGCCGAGAAACCAgttttaaaaagtaaattaaaaatcattaacatttagggtttatgttcgggttttagaatgattaatttatacttaaaaACTAAAAGTATTTTTGTATAGcatttttgatattataaattaaacacaaaataaaatagatcaataaaattaaaaaaaattagaaataaaaatagGAAAATTAAAAGAAGGTAAACTGGCCTAAACGTTAGTTGAAGTAACGTTTTGTGCCTGTTAACTCATTAAGCCCCCAACCCCCTCCTTGGCCACGCAAGCTTTACTCAAAACGCTAATGTAAATAGCgttttgtgttttaaataaaaaatttaaaacttaaacGGTACTTGCAGCAGCGTTTGTCAGGTTTAAAAAAGtataaaacgctacacgatgtaacgtttttgtttttttaacaaaaacgctACACGAGACGCGTCTCTATTGGTTAGTGAGGGCCATTTTTAAGGTATTTTGTTATTTAGGGCATTTTCACCCTAAATTTGGTTATTTGGGGCCCAAACCCTATATTTTGGGATGCGGGTTTGGATAAACCCGAACTcgatccgaaacccgtggaTTTGAATTGGGATTTGATATtgaaacccgattggatttggaaatttaaaaataatttggatttggatatcttAGATATCCGTATCAATCCGACCCGTTGTCATTCCTAATTCGCAGCGAATAAAATAATTCGAGTATGAATTGAAACTGAGTTCGTACATAATTGAGTCTTTCACAACTAATTTATAcatagtatatataattttagtttaacaATAGTCTTTTCCCAAGAAAAAAACATAATCTCACACGCATATATTACTCACGAGCGATTCTCACGtatttttattcaacaaaaatcacatacaaataattttaaaaaatagtaaaattgtaaaagaaaataaagaaatataatatatttagtaaatttcctataatttttggttttacAAATCACATACAAATTAATACTAATTTATACTAGAATGATAATCGATACAAGAAAATGATCATATAACACTTCTTAGTTGTAACatttattaattcattttttaaaaaaatcattttttaattcaatataaataataattcatcGTACAACGGATACAAGATAAACCAAATCTTTTTCCAACAAATAAACATATAAGATAGATGAGAAAACAtgatttaaaattgataaaaagaaaataatactaTCATCATAAACATAGCCTcacattatcaaaatatttagggctttatttataaataccCAAGTTTAAAGGAATTTCTGCAAAAATACTGtcactttttaaaacaaattgcaaaaatattgtgttccaaaaaatatttacacaaaTATGGTGGTTGCATATACAATCATATCTGCAACTGCCAGCAAATATATACGCAACCAAAAAtgcaattttgaaattttttttgaaaattacatttagttGTATAATAAGTTACAACTGGTTgcaaatgaaaaaaatgaaaaccccTCCGGGTCTATACTAATATCAACATTGAAAcctaaaaagtaaataaaataacaaactaGAAATCAACTCAAAAGCAACCAACCAAAAGCAaatctaaaaatcaaatttaaagaaTCTCTACTACAACATGAAATGGCTCAACATCAACATTCTCTTCTCGTCATTCTTGTTGTCGCCATGCTTCATCCTGTCCGCCGGCTAGCGATACAATCGCGGCCGCTCTTCGCCGGTGATGAAGCTCCGATCCCCATTATCGACGAACTCCTTCGTTTTATTCAAGTCAGCAACATTTGTCTCTTATGATGTTATCTcagtttttcttgttttgattgtgtaaatttatatttgtttttaaaaagataaagaGAGTAAGAGGAGGAGAGATTGAAAATCAGAGAAAAGAAAAGGGGGCAGGAGAGAACACGAGACAGAACGAAGAAGAGAGCAATGAGCGAGAGAAACGAGAGCAATGAGATGGAAATAGagtagagagagagaaaaaggGATACATAGAGAGGAAGGGAAAAGAGAGAGTAAACggagtttaatttatttttttcctacCAAGAGCGTAAATATGCAATTAGTTTAATGAagtagtaatttttttaataaaaaacttaACAAATGATATATGGGATAATTTCCCACATATTtataaagaataaaattacatattatttctattatttatacacaatattaaaaaacattGTAAAACCTAATCTATAACATAAAtggaattaatttaatcaaatttcaatataacatcataaaaaatttgttCCAATCGAGTTTGACGAGTTTGACCCTCAACTGATCCTCAACGAGTTGAACTCAAATCAAGTAGACTTGTACCTGGATTTTTTTACCTAGTGGAGTTCATAAAATAACTTGTTGTTAGTGGTcctaatttttaagaaatttttattttaggatAAGAAAAGTAATAAACTAGAAATTGGTATAATTATCACTAGgaatgttttcaatttttttttcttattattcattattaagagtttattgctggttcataataaaaggtttattcaatttaaatttagctaaatagaatttatatttaattagtacaatcatattatgaaattaaaatgACAGAAATACTACTctcaaatataatagaatataataaaaaacatatataagtaaAGATTAAAAAGAtgcctatattatatattaagtcCAACAATAAAGGTAAGATAGtaacaatattattaatttaactaTTTTACCTTTTTTCAAAGgctaagatattttttttatttatcagtataaatatttttaggaaTTAATTGgatatttaagaattttttggatatattaaaataatataataatatcaagaATTATAATCAAACACTTGTGGataattatatttgtcaaaCCTATACTAAGAAATCTCTAAAAAGAATCACGCATCATCTATTGTCATATTGAAAGAAcgtattctatttataacattataaaatattattaactacTATTGTTGAATTATAACCAATATCattgaaataaaaaatcttACAAATTcagtaaaatttttataatgttCCATCGGTCCAACTTACCCAATAATTATAACCAACACCGATTGGAATGCTCTTAGAATATAAATACCGAATTCTTTTAGAATATTAGAACTTTATCCATatcaaaactttttttttacatGGAATATATTCATTGCATTTAGCAATATTATTGCAATAATGTACTTACTCTAAAAAAAGAATATCTCTGAATTAAGATATATGGAAATGAAATTTTGACGTGAAAATAGTGAAAACATTATCATCatatcataaaataatttattattaaaaaataaaataattttaataattattttagactTTTTAAAAACTATCTCTCAAGTAAATTATTGTCACCTGAATGCTTGTCTATGTATGGAAATCATATTGTTTAGCAGAAGTGGCTTCTGGGTTACTGATTTTCTTGATTcgtttgtataaataaatagatacacttttaaaaagttgagaatgttctagttttctttttctctcttctctctagccgcctcctcttttcatctccgacggggcttccatcggtttccggtggaaagccccaaatcttttCGTGTGATTGCTAGTTTTTGATTGTTATTGCTTTTTCATTAagtttcttaataaatctccatCTTCGGGGGAAGTtttcttagatctatatcaccgaAACTTTCGATTTTCGTTCTTGTTCGTTTCCAGAGgcctttttggatttgtgagtggatcTCCTACGGgtcgtggtgcagatctaattgttttttgttttgattatagtttgatttctctccctggtgagagtgtgtgatttgTCTCTCCTTCTTTTGTGAGAGTGGTTTGGATTCATAGATAAAGCCTTtcgggaattgcatttgtggtcgatagctcaaacggagtttttggaaaagatggtgaacacagagcaaggatctatacatgtaccatcgtcaatttcaacatcgcttatttgtctcatcttgggtatgaagacaggcatgttaattttttctatgtttgttcgatcattcttgtagatgtcgtatggccattatttattgaattatctcctttttttcaaaaaaaaaaaaaaattgagaatgttAAGAGTTTCTACTTTTTgttcaaacactttattaacttattttgtcacttctaatccacttatTTACTTTAACAAAAGAATCGCTTTTATAATTATTGTACAAACGGCCCACTGTCTTACGAAACTTATCATTACCGTACCAACAAAGCAACCTCATCCTCATTTAGTCAATTTTCATCATCTCAGATGCTACACAAACGCGGCTTTGAATTTCCACCTCCACCTATTATGATTTGTTAGTTTGTGACCACGTAAGGGCAAGAGTGTAATTTAATATTTCACTGTTCTGCTACCTCAGTGGTACTCACTCAGTGGTAGGATCAAGTTCTACACTACACCAGGATAACCTCTGGAAAATTTGGGTTTTTCCATTTGTCGAAAACTTTTTCTATCGACATTAATCCAAATTTTAAGGGAAGAGTTCAACTCAGTCATTAAAAAATTCATTCGCGCCAATCAAAACTGTTTGAGTAAGTCCGATGTGAAGAACACCATGAACTAAgatattatattcttattatagAACAcactgttttatttatttattatgcaCTAAGTCCGGGGTTTTCACGGAAACAACCTCTCTCCTTTAAAGGCAGTAGCATGGCTGCGTACCTCCTCAGACTCTGTAAGCGGGATATAGTGAGTATGTTTGGTGTGGTTTGGTattaatctaaatttttatcgtataaattagaaaaacaaattgtatcataatatattattagttatatatattatgtgttgaAACACGTGTCAAAATTATAGAAccagtttaaaaatattatctaagttataattcACTTTTGGTTAGGGTTTTAAAAATCACtaatttaaccgattaatctcCAACATTGTGATCGGTTGATTCAATCtataaaatttgattgaattttataaatttttcttaatcgaagcatatatgataatttattgaaattaagataccatattattttaatcatgAACAATTAAAGAACTTGTGataaagtaaatatatatttgataataaataactaatataataataactaaatcttaaataatatttcaatattaaacTACATCCAATTTTTACTCTGGATAATCCCTCTGATTAATCCCCGTTTTTTAATTAATCCAAGATAGGTAATTCAACCAATTAGATCCGATTCCCGTAACACTGTTTTTGATGAATAAATAACTCATGGTTACGATATCTGTGATAATTTTTTCATACTCCATGTTGCAATAATAACATATTTCAAAATTCCAATATATGAGtatttcaattaaatgattattaaatatttgaaattctgcaaatctgaatcaaactaataacttaaaataattgataaataataagaaatgaataaataagatcaatcataatattattcatgtatatttaatatataatatttcatatatatatatatatatatatatatatatgagtaaggTTTGAGGGAGAACCATTTTATCAAGAGAACCGGAGGATCCCCATCTAGACCGTTAATCCACGCCAGATTAttaattaatgatattatattcaaGTAATGGTAAATCTGTAATAATTTCAAAGTTATGTATCATTGCTGAGGGGTATATTGATGTTAAAATGGTAACAACTATCAAGTTATTAATGacaatcaataaaaatttaatgcaaATCAAATCAATATCTTCCTATTTAAAAAAAGCTTACCTCACtctcaaaataaataacatatatattttattagaatattacaaagaaTCTGAATATTATGAAGAAAcaataattaactttaattaaaaTCTCTACTTTAAACAAAatctataattaataatttaaactaaaatacataaatttacaaGTATATGCATCAATCCTgaatgtttataaatataattaaaggaACAGAATCcaacattaaattaatatatactacAAGTTAAAGAATACTGAGATTCTGTTATATGTTCGACTGTATATTTTGTCAAATATTCAAAATGTCTTATGTATTACAAAATCATTATATAGAATACTCTAAAGAATTTTTAGATTCTATTAGGTGATTTGTTAAATCTaataagtaatataatatttaaatattataaattaagttattattgaaaaattaatattcaattaTAGTCGGAGTTGTAGATTCTACTATGTGTTTTTTGCcaaatatacacaaaatatgtaaataagagcttgagaatttttttttattatattagatcttaataatattttttattaagtgagtgtttaataaatttaagcatgttttgattaaattaagAATTCTACTAACTAATTTTACTACGTGTTCCTATTATGTAATAGTTCTTAATCTACTAACTAATTTCAGCGTATATTTTGTTAAGTATTATTACACGATTCTGCTACGTATTCGTGTTGTATGTTAGGTGTTCGTCTAATCAGAGAACATCAAATAagtatttcttttaaatttttttaaaataaatactttaaataaaaaaaatttactttttaattatatttttagattttagtatgtgcttgtcattagattctaccaaaacaaataaatcaagTCAAAAttgggaaaaaaaatagaattaattACTTAATTGAGAAATCATCAATGTATTTTTatgaacatattttttaaataaaatataattttgtaataataaaaattccaAGAATCATTCCAATTTATCATATTCTCGTaagtattttaatatgatttattatattattcaacattCAAGTAAGTGTTCTTTGTAATGATATGCTATTATAATTCAACTTCAATTCCATATATCAAATTAACTACCAtaattaagatttataaatttgtttaaattagtgttttcgtgtagaatataaaatatgacaaataaaatttagttcactattttattaatgtccaggttcaaatacatgtgatgtacaattattaaaacttaattaagtatttttttttggattcatATAAGTGTTTTAGTATCTGATCAAATTTGATCAACTAAATTCATTTATAAACACGAAACTAGGTACATAAGTTATGATTCTTCAAAGTATTTTACACGTTGATCcagtataaaaattaaataaaacatttttttaataaaatcttttaaaatttgaaatttgaaattcaaatttaatatacacTAAATGCTTGATTGATTGATTAAGATATGGAaaatatttcttcaaaaaacaaaaaaagatatGGAAAATATAGATTaggaaattaattaattacatatattattaattatgttaatCAAATCATGTCTATATATTGtcaaaaatggaaagttgctcaaaagaatctttatttTCAATGTCCAAGTATGCCCTTATACTGAattgttaatatattaatattaaatctcCTAATTATAGTATCCATTAGATTAAAATGGCTGATCTACGGTAGATATGTTAGTTCTCTCGGTTCTCTCGATAAAAAAGTTCTCTTAGGATGTGAAGAACTTTTAAGAGAACTTTTTTATCGAGAGAACCGAGAGAACTAACATATCTACCGTAGATCAGCCATTTTAATCTAACTTGGACATTGAaaataaagattcttttgagcaactttccatttttgaCAATATATAGACATGATTTGattaacataattaataatatatgtaattaattaattt
Protein-coding regions in this window:
- the LOC108204944 gene encoding scarecrow-like protein 1, translating into MSLVGSSSSSYGNRKHYSLTGSKKKSGLSASMDSSNKPKILYGTGSDSTESYDPSYILDSPSSEVVQLVAAQQISDSPDAANINSHSSLSKYQSDDLEGQFTEAMDFDDSRMRLKLQELERELLDENDEDDSILGPNESMEIESGWADAVPNALIHDSPKESSSIDSNISSISSSKEVSLLPDDNPKQLLFYCAVTISNGNVENASTMIDELRQRVSIQGEPSERIAAYMVEALAARMATSGKGLYKALKCKEAPSLDRLSAMQVLFEVCPCFRFGFMAANGAIIEALENERKVHIVDFDINQGSQYITLLQTLANYHGKLPLLRLTGVDDPESLQRATGSLKLIGQRLEQLAQALEVPFEFQAVVANTEEVTPAILDHHPDEALVVNFAFQLHHMPDESVSTVNQRDKLLRMVKSMNPKLVTVVEQDVNTNTAPFLPRFAEAYNFYYAIFDSLDATLPRDSQDRMNVEKQCLARDIVNVVACEGEERIERYEVAGKWRARMMMAGFEACPIGPDVNVSIRELIKRYSDRFKVKEEINALHFGWQDKILIVASAWK